Proteins encoded together in one Hevea brasiliensis isolate MT/VB/25A 57/8 chromosome 16, ASM3005281v1, whole genome shotgun sequence window:
- the LOC110672566 gene encoding serine/threonine-protein kinase STY17 isoform X1 produces MAIEEDLESCGSRPVESYSQANPRHHMQKLDVYNEVLRRIQEFNYVEANLPGFDDQLWLHFNRLPARYALDVNVERAEDVLTHKRLLQLAEDPANRPAFEVRLVQVYPVSNGMSIDSIHSDCAMKEDAQSSYMPSRQSVHPPPTFGSSPNLEALAFQANRYNVEDGDSAVNSASHLSRPMHEITFSTVDRPKLLSELTFLLAEIGLNIQEAHAFSTVDGFSLDVFVVDGWAREETEELKSALEKEILKFKEQSCSKQVSAASKQNETRVESLPHCIEIPSDGIDVWEIDTNQLKIENKVASGSYGDLYRGTYCSQEVAIKILKPERVSAEMLREFSQEVYIMRKIRHKNVVQFIGACTQPPNLCIVTEFMARGSIYDFLHKQKGVFKLSSLIKVATDVSRGMNYLHQNNIIHRDLKTANLLMDENEVVKVADFGVARVQTQSGVMTAETGTYRWMAPEVIEHKPYDHKADVFSFAIVLWELLTGELPYSYLTPLQAAVGVVQKGLRPTIPKNAHPKLAELLERCWRQDPSQRPNFSEIIDILQQIAKEVTNDKEDRCKNKSSGGFFSALIRGHH; encoded by the exons ATGGCGATTGAAGAGGACTTGGAGAGTTGTGGAAGTAGGCCAGTGGAATCGTACTCGCAGGCGAATCCTCGACACCATATGCAAAAGCTAGATGTGTATAACGAGGTGCTTAGGCGAATCCAGGAGTTCAATTACGTAGAGGCGAATCTTCCTGGCTTTGATGATCAGCTTTGGCTCCATTTCAATCGATTACCTGCGAG ATATGCATTGGATGTgaatgtggagagagcagaagacgTGCTTACACATAAAAGACTACTGCAGTTGGCAGAAGATCCTGCTAATCGACCTGCATTTGAAGTTCGTCTTGTGCAG GTCTATCCTGTCTCCAATGGAATGTCTATTGATTCTATCCATTCAGATTGTGCAATGAAAGAAGATGCACAAAGTTCTTATATGCCAAGCAGACAGAG tgTCCATCCACCACCTACATTTGGCTCATCACCTAATCTTGAAGCACTTGCATTTCAAGCCAATAGATACAATGTTGAAGATGGAGACAGTGCTGTAAATTCAGCATCACATCTTTCTCG GCCTATGCACGAGATCACTTTCTCAACAGTTGACAGGCCAAAACTCCTTAGTGAG TTGACCTTCTTACTTGCGGAGATAGGATTGAATATTCAAGAAGCTCATGCTTTTTCCACTGTTGATGGGTTTTCTTTGGACGTGTTTGTCGTTGATGGTTGGGCACGTGAG GAAACTGAGGAGCTTAAAAGTGCTTTGGAAAAGGAAATCTTAAAGTTTAAG GAGCAAAGTTGTTCAAAACAAGTTTCAGCTGCGAGCAAGCAGAATGAAACAAGGGTCGAATCTCTTCCTCACTGCATAGAAATACCTAGTGATGGAATTGATGTCTGGGAAATTGATACCAATCagttaaaaattgaaaacaaAGTGGCATCTGGATCATATGGTGATCT GTACAGAGGCACATATTGCAGTCAGGAAGTTGCCATCAAAATCCTCAAGCCTGAGCGTGTCAGTGCAGAAATGCTTAGAGAGTTCTCCCAAGAAGTTTATATAATGAG GAAAATTCGGCATAAGAATGTCGTACAATTCATAGGTGCATGCACTCAACCTCCAAACCTGTGCATTGTGACTG AGTTCATGGCTAGAGGAAGtatatatgattttcttcataaaCAGAAGGGTGTGTTTAAGCTTTCATCCTTAATCAAAGTGGCAACTGATGTGTCCAGGGGAATGAATTATCTTCACCAAAATAATATAATTCACAGGGACCTGAAAACTGCCAATCTTCTCATGGATGAAAATGAA GTTGTTAAGGTCGCTGATTTTGGGGTTGCCAGAGTGCAAACTCAATCTGGAGTAATGACAGCTGAAACCGGAACATACCGTTGGATGGCTCCTGAG GTGATTGAACACAAACCATATGATCACAAGGCCGATGTTTTCAGCTTTGCAATAGTACTATGGGAACTTCTAACAGGAGAA CTTCCTTACTCATATTTGACCCCATTGCAAGCAGCAGTAGGTGTGGTGCAAAAG GGTCTACGGCCTACTATCCCCAAGAATGCTCATCCAAAACTTGCAGAACTGCTGGAGAGATGCTGGCGGCAGGATCCAAGTCAGAGACCCAACTTCTCCGAAATTATAGATATCCTTCAGCAAATAGCTAAAGAG GTAACAAATGATAAGGAAGATCGATGCAAGAATAAATCATCAGGTGGCTTTTTTTCAGCACTGATAAGGGGTCACCATTAA
- the LOC110672553 gene encoding rhodanese-like domain-containing protein 15, chloroplastic: MAIECWYQSEILQLLVWPKGGLRGNLEAVGVPTSVPVRVARELLLAGHRYLNVRIPEEFSAGHVVEATNIPYACRVGSVILIFS, translated from the exons ATGGCGATAGAATGTTGGTATCAATCAGAAATACTTCAGCTTCTGGTATG GCCGAAGGGTGGACTGAGAGGAAATTTGGAAGCTGTTGGAGTTCCAACTTCGGTGCCTGTACGAGTTGCACGTGAACTTCTTCTTGCTGGACACCGGTATTTGAACGTTAG GATTCCTGAAGAGTTCAGTGCTGGACATGTGGTGGAGGCAACTAACATTCCGTATGCGTGCAGAGTTGGATCGGTTATTCTTATATTTTCTTGA
- the LOC110672566 gene encoding serine/threonine-protein kinase STY17 isoform X2: MAIEEDLESCGSRPVESYSQANPRHHMQKLDVYNEVLRRIQEFNYVEANLPGFDDQLWLHFNRLPARYALDVNVERAEDVLTHKRLLQLAEDPANRPAFEVRLVQVYPVSNGMSIDSIHSDCAMKEDAQSSYMPSRQSVHPPPTFGSSPNLEALAFQANRYNVEDGDSAVNSASHLSRPMHEITFSTVDRPKLLSELTFLLAEIGLNIQEAHAFSTVDGFSLDVFVVDGWAREETEELKSALEKEILKFKEQSCSKQVSAASKQNETRVESLPHCIEIPSDGIDVWEIDTNQLKIENKVASGSYGDLYRGTYCSQEVAIKILKPERVSAEMLREFSQEVYIMRKIRHKNVVQFIGACTQPPNLCIVTEFMARGSIYDFLHKQKGVFKLSSLIKVATDVSRGMNYLHQNNIIHRDLKTANLLMDENEVVKVADFGVARVQTQSGVMTAETGTYRWMAPERMLWFLHYEKTENAVVSPL; the protein is encoded by the exons ATGGCGATTGAAGAGGACTTGGAGAGTTGTGGAAGTAGGCCAGTGGAATCGTACTCGCAGGCGAATCCTCGACACCATATGCAAAAGCTAGATGTGTATAACGAGGTGCTTAGGCGAATCCAGGAGTTCAATTACGTAGAGGCGAATCTTCCTGGCTTTGATGATCAGCTTTGGCTCCATTTCAATCGATTACCTGCGAG ATATGCATTGGATGTgaatgtggagagagcagaagacgTGCTTACACATAAAAGACTACTGCAGTTGGCAGAAGATCCTGCTAATCGACCTGCATTTGAAGTTCGTCTTGTGCAG GTCTATCCTGTCTCCAATGGAATGTCTATTGATTCTATCCATTCAGATTGTGCAATGAAAGAAGATGCACAAAGTTCTTATATGCCAAGCAGACAGAG tgTCCATCCACCACCTACATTTGGCTCATCACCTAATCTTGAAGCACTTGCATTTCAAGCCAATAGATACAATGTTGAAGATGGAGACAGTGCTGTAAATTCAGCATCACATCTTTCTCG GCCTATGCACGAGATCACTTTCTCAACAGTTGACAGGCCAAAACTCCTTAGTGAG TTGACCTTCTTACTTGCGGAGATAGGATTGAATATTCAAGAAGCTCATGCTTTTTCCACTGTTGATGGGTTTTCTTTGGACGTGTTTGTCGTTGATGGTTGGGCACGTGAG GAAACTGAGGAGCTTAAAAGTGCTTTGGAAAAGGAAATCTTAAAGTTTAAG GAGCAAAGTTGTTCAAAACAAGTTTCAGCTGCGAGCAAGCAGAATGAAACAAGGGTCGAATCTCTTCCTCACTGCATAGAAATACCTAGTGATGGAATTGATGTCTGGGAAATTGATACCAATCagttaaaaattgaaaacaaAGTGGCATCTGGATCATATGGTGATCT GTACAGAGGCACATATTGCAGTCAGGAAGTTGCCATCAAAATCCTCAAGCCTGAGCGTGTCAGTGCAGAAATGCTTAGAGAGTTCTCCCAAGAAGTTTATATAATGAG GAAAATTCGGCATAAGAATGTCGTACAATTCATAGGTGCATGCACTCAACCTCCAAACCTGTGCATTGTGACTG AGTTCATGGCTAGAGGAAGtatatatgattttcttcataaaCAGAAGGGTGTGTTTAAGCTTTCATCCTTAATCAAAGTGGCAACTGATGTGTCCAGGGGAATGAATTATCTTCACCAAAATAATATAATTCACAGGGACCTGAAAACTGCCAATCTTCTCATGGATGAAAATGAA GTTGTTAAGGTCGCTGATTTTGGGGTTGCCAGAGTGCAAACTCAATCTGGAGTAATGACAGCTGAAACCGGAACATACCGTTGGATGGCTCCTGAG AGAATGCTGTGGTTTCTCCATTATGAGAAAACAGAGAATGCTGTGGTTTCCCCATTATAA
- the LOC110672567 gene encoding protein IQ-DOMAIN 20: MARMTTSRKWFDMIRRKFLRSSSHRNTIVLDSNSCSSPHDEAKTDEKASYKELISEISLISRKQLTQEDIAAMKVQAIFRGHLARRAFRALRSLVKMQALVRGAYVRKQTRIALHCMQVLVRLQVRVRARQLQLLGTCSD; the protein is encoded by the exons ATGGCAAGAATGACGACATCTCGAAAATGGTTCGACATGATCCGAAGAAAATTCCTCAGATCATCCTCTCATAGAAACACTATTGTTCTTGATTCCAATTCTTGCTCCAGTCCTCATGATGAGGCAAAAACAGATGAAAAAGCCAGTTATAAGGAATTGATTAGTGAAATTTCACTGATTTCAAGGAAACAACTCACCCAAGAAGACATAGCTGCCATGAAAGTCCAAGCAATTTTCAGGGGCCATCTC GCAAGACGAGCATTTCGAGCACTAAGAAGCCTGGTGAAAATGCAAGCATTAGTTCGAGGGGCTTACGTAAGGAAACAAACTCGTATAGCCCTGCATTGCATGCAGGTTCTTGTCAGATTGCAGGTACGGGTTAGAGCAAGGCAACTCCAGCTCCTTGGCACATGCAGCGATTGA